The Streptomyces tendae DNA segment ACGTCGAGGCTCGGGGCCTGGAGCTCGTCCACCATGTACGGCTTCATCAGGCTGCCGTTGTTGGCGACGGCCGAGGCCACCATGGCCATCTGCAGCGGGGTGGCGGCGGTGTTGAACTGGCCGATGGAGGACAGGGCCACCTGCGACGGGTCCATGTTGTCGGAGAACACCGAGGCGGTCGCGCGGACCGGGGTGAACTGCTCCTCGGTGAAGCCGAACTTCTTGGCCGTCTCCAGCATCTTGTCGTTGCCCAGGTCGGCGCCGGCCTTGCCGAAGACGGTGTTGCAGGACACCCGCAGCGCCTCGCGCAGGGTGGCGTCCTCACAGGGCAGATCGCCCTCGTTCTTCAGTTCGGTCCTGGTGCCGGTCATGATCCACGGCAGCGGGGTTTCGGTCTTCTGGTCCGCGTCCTCGACCAGCCCGTGCTCCAGCGCGGCGGCCGCGGTGACGACCTTGAAGGTCGAGCCGGGCGGGTAGACCTCGCGCAGCGCCCGGTTCAGCATCGGGTCGTCCGGGTTGTTCTTCTTCTGCAGCTTGCTCCACGCCTCGGCGTCCGTGTCGAGGCTGCTGCCGGCGATCGTGGAGGGGTCGTACGACGGGTAGGAGGCCATCGCGAGGATCTTGCCGGTGGACGGTTCGATCGCCACGACGGAGCCCTTGCCGCCCTGCTTCTTCAGGCCCTTGTAGGCGGCCTTCTGCGCGGCGGCGTTGAGGGTGGTGACCACGTTGCCGCCCTCCTTCTTCTTGCCCGTCAGCATGTCGAGCGTGTTGCGGAAGAAGAGGCGGTCGTCGTTGCCGGTGAGGATGCCGTCCTCGATGGCCTCGAGCTGGTTGGCGCCGTACGCCTGGGACACGAAGCCGGTGACCGGGGCCCACATGGGGCCGTCCTTGTAGGTGCGCTTGTACTTGAAGTCGCCCTTGGTGGTGGTGTGCCCGGTGATGGGCTCGCCCTCGACGATGATGTCGCCGCGCGGTGAGGCGTAGCGCTCGATGGCGACGCGGCGGTTGTTCTCGTCGGTCCTCAGCTCGTCGGCCTGTACGTACTGCAGCCAGTTGTCCCGGATGAGCAGGGTGAGGACGAGCAGGCCACAGAAGATCGCGATCCGGCGCAGGGGCTTGTTCACGGGCGGACCACCTGGGTCATCTCGGCGTCGGGGTTGGTGGCGGGCGCGGGGGCCGGACGGCGCGCGGTGTCACTGATCCTCAGCAGGATGCCGATCAGCGCCCAGTTCGCGATGACGGACGAACCGCCGTACGCCAGGAACGGCATCGTCATACCGGTCAGCGGGATCAGGCCCATGACGCCGCCGGCGACCACGAAGACCTGGAGGGCGAAGGCGCCGGACAGGCCGATGGCGAGCAGCTTGCCGAACGGGTCGCGGGCGGCGAGGGCGGTGCGCACGCCGCGCTCCACGATCAGCGCGTACAGCAGCAGCAGTGCCATCAGGCCGGTCAGGCCCAGCTCCTCGCCGAAGGTGGCGAGGATGAAGTCGGAGTTGGCGGCGAACCGGATCAGCTCGGAGTGGCCCTGGCCCCAGCCGGTGCCGAGGGTGCCGCCGGAGCCGAACGCCCACAGTGCCTGCATGGCCTGCTCGGAGTGGCCGCCCACGCCCGCGCGGGAGAGCGTGTACTCCTTCATCGGGTCCAGCCAGGCGTCCACACGCTGCTGGATGTGCGGCTCGAAGCTGGCGACGCCGACGGCGCCGACGGCCGACATCAGCAGACCGAAGACGATCCAGCTGGTCCGCTCGGTGGCGACGTACAGCATGATCACGAACATGCCGAAGAACAGCAGCGAGGTACCGAGGTCGGTCTCGAAGACCAGGATGAGGATCGAGACCATCCATACGACCAGGATCGGGCCGAGGTCGCGGCCGCGCGGCAGGTAGAGGCCCATGAAACGGCGGCTGGCCAGCGCCAGCGCGTCCCGCTTCACCATCAGGTAGCCGGCGAAGAACACCGCCAGGACGATCTTGGCGAACTCACCGGGCTGGATGGAGAAGCCGCCGACCTTGATCCAGATCTTGGCGCCGTAGATGTTCTGGCCGAGGCCCGGCACCAGCGGGAGCAGCAGCAGGAACAACGCGCCGACCATGGAGATGTACGTGTAGCGCTGCAGGACGCGGTGGTCCTTGAGGAAGACCAGCACGGCCACGAACAGGGCGATGCCCATCGCGGTGTACATCAGCTGCCGGGGCGCGGCGGTGCCCGCCTGCTTGATCTGCTGCAGCAGTTCGGACTGGTCCAGACGCCAGATGGCGACGAGCCCCAGGCCGTTGAGCAGCGTGGCCAGCGGCAGCAGCAACGGGTCCGCGTACGGCGCGAACTTCCGTACGACGAGGTGACCGACGCCCGCCAGCAGGCCGAGGCCCAGGCCGTAGCTCAGCAGCCCGGCCGGTACGTCGCCGTTGATGGCGAGGCCCACGTTGGCGTAGGCGAAGACCGGGATGACCACGGCGAACACGAGCAGTGCGAGCTCGGTGTTGCGGCGGCTGGGCGCGCCGATGGCGCCGATCGTGGACGTGTGCTGCGTCGACGGATTGGTAGTACTGCTCATCGTGTGACAGGGCCTCTCACGGCTTGCCTACTGCTTACCGCACAGCGAGACGACCTTCTGCTCCTCCTCCGAGAGGCTGGGGCCGGGGCTGGTAGTGGGTGCGGTCGTGGACGGGGTCGTGGACTGCTCCGGGGCCTTCGCCGAGTCCGAGGGATTCGGCGTCGGTGATGCCTTGGACGAGAAGGACGCGGGAGTGGTTCCCGTGGTCCCTCCGGCCTCGCCCGCACCGGTGCGTGCGTTGGTCTCGCTGTCGGAGGCGCGCCGCTCGGCCTGCTTCTTGCACGCGGAGGCCTGGACGGCCAGCTCCTCGATCTTCTCCCGGGCGCCGTACAGGTCGCCCTCGACGATGGTCGCCTCGACCTGCTTGCGCTGGTAGGGCGGGAGGTACTTGAGTTCGATCTCGGGGTGGTCCTTCTCGACCTTCGAGAGGGAGACCCAGGCCAGGTCCTGGTTGATGCCCCGGTACAGCGCGACGTGCTCGCCCTTGGCGCCGACGAAGTACTGCGTCTGGGTCCAGCGCCAGCCGCCGTACAGACCGCCGCCGATGACGGCCAGCGCGAGCAGGCTGTACACGGACCGCTTCAGCCACCGGCGGTTCTTGGCGGGCTTGACGAAGTCGTCGTCGCCGTAGTCGAAGCCGTCGGTCTGGATGAAGCCGGTGACGTCGCCGCTGCCGGGCGGTCCGAACTCGCCGCCGCCCCCGCCGCGCCGCCGCCCGAGGCCGGCCGCCCGGCCCGCGGGGGTCTGCATGATGCCGTTGTCGTGCGGCTGGTTCTGGTTCTCGGCGACGGCGCCGACCACGACCGGGGTGTCGGACAGCTGCCCGGCCAGGGTGTCCCCGGTGTCGAGGTCCAGGACGTCGGCGACGATCACCGTGATGTTGTCGGGCCCGCCGCCGCGCAGCGCCAGCTCGATCAGGTTCTGGACCGTCTCCTCGGGGCCCTGGTAGCTGGCCAGGGCCTCTTCGAGGGTCTGGTGGGAGACCACGCCGGACAGGCCGTCGGAGCAGATCAGGTAACGGTCGCCGGCCCGCACCTCGCGGATGGAGAGGTCGGGTTCGACGTGCTCGCCGCTGCCGAGGGCCCGCATCAGCAGGGACCGCTGCGGGTGGGTGGTGGCCTCCTCCTCGGTGATCCGGCCCTCGTCCACCAGACGCTGCACCCAGGTGTGGTCCTGGGTGATCTGGGTGAGGACGCCGTCACGCAGGAGGTAGGCGCGGGAGTCGCCGACATGCACCATGCCGAGGCGCTGGCCGGTCCACAGCAGGGCGGTCAGGGTGGTGCCCATGCCTTCGAGCTGGGGGTCCTCCTCGACCATCATGCGCAGTTGGTCGTTGGCGCGCTGGACGGCAGTGCCGAGGGAGGTGAGCAGGTCCGAACCGGGCACGTCGTCGTCGAGGGCGACGATGGTGGAGATCGCCTCGGAGGAGGCGACCTCACCGGCGGCGGCACCGCCCATGCCGTCGGCGATGGCGAGCAGGCGGGGACCGGCGTAACCGGAGTCCTCGTTGCCCTCCCGGATCATGCCCTTGTGCGATCCGGCGGCGAAGCGCAGGGACAGACTCATGCGCACCTCGCCCGTCGGCTCCGGGTACAGCCGGTCGTGTCGAGCCACACTGCCCACCCTCCGGTCGGGAGCGCGCCGGGACCCTGGGTGAGGACCCCCACCGCGTGCTCGCTCCGCTCGCTCATTCTCGTACTACTTCCGCAGCTCGATGACGGTCTTGCCGATGCGGATCGGTGCGCCCAGCGAAATCGGTGTGGGGGTCGTCAGCCGGGTCCGGTCCAGGTAGGTGCCGTTGGTGGAGCCCAGGTCCTCGACGATCCACTGACCGTCGCGGTCCGGGTAGATCCTGGCATGGCGGCTGGAGGCGTAGTCGTCGTCCAGCACGATCGTGCTGTCGTGAGCCCGGCCCAGGGTGATGGTCTGGCCCTGGAGGGCGACGGTGGTGCCGGTGAGGGTGCCCTCGGTCACGACCAGCTTGGTGGGGGTGTTGCGGCCACGGCGGCCGCCGCCGGACTGCTGGCGCTGCTGCGGCGGTGCCTGGCGGTTCGCCTGCTGCCGGCCGGCCTCCCGCCGGGCTCCGCGCTGGGTGACGCGAGTGCCGAACAGGTCACTCCGGATGACCTGCACGGCCACGATCACGAACAGCCACAGTACGGCCAGGAAACCCAGCCGCATGACCGTGAGGGTCAGCTCTGACATTGCCCCCGCTTCACCCTTCGGCTTGCCTATAGATAACGGTGGTGCTGCCCACGACGATCCGCGAGCCGTCGCGGAGCGTAGCGCGGGTGGTGTGCTGCCCGTCCACCACGATGCCGTTGGTGGACCCGAGATCCTGGATCGTCGAGGGCGTTCCGGTCCGGATCTCGCAGTGCCGGCGGGAGACGCCGGGATCGTCGATCCGGACGTCGGCCTCGGTGCTGCGGCCCATCACCAGGGTGGCGCGGGAGATCTGGTGGCGGGTGCCGTTGATCTCGATCCAGTAGCGGGTGCGTCCGCCGGGCGCGGGGGCGGCCGGGGGCCGCTGTCCGGCCGCGGCCGGCGGGTAGCCGTAACCGCCGGGACGTCCGCCGGGCGGCGGCGCGGCCGGCATGGGCGGGGCGCCCGCGGGGGCGGCCGGCGGGTAGCCGTAGCCGCCGGGGCGTCCGGCGGGCGGGGCGCCGCCGGGCCCTGCCGCTCCGGGGGCCGCCTGGCTGGCGGAGGAGGCGAGCGTGCGGCTGCGTACGCGGTAGAGGCCGGTGTCGAGGTCCTCGGCCTTCTCCAGGTGCACCTTGATCGGGCCCATGAAGGTGTACCGCTGCTGCTTGGCGTAGTCACGCACCATGCCGGCGAGCTCGTCGCCGAGCTGGCCGGAGTACGGGCTCAGCCGCTCGAAGTCCGGGGTGCTCAGCTCGACGATGAAGTCGTTGGGCACGACGGTGCGGTCGCGGTTCCAGATGGTGGCGTTGT contains these protein-coding regions:
- a CDS encoding FHA domain-containing protein FhaB/FipA, with amino-acid sequence MSELTLTVMRLGFLAVLWLFVIVAVQVIRSDLFGTRVTQRGARREAGRQQANRQAPPQQRQQSGGGRRGRNTPTKLVVTEGTLTGTTVALQGQTITLGRAHDSTIVLDDDYASSRHARIYPDRDGQWIVEDLGSTNGTYLDRTRLTTPTPISLGAPIRIGKTVIELRK
- a CDS encoding peptidoglycan D,D-transpeptidase FtsI family protein, which gives rise to MNKPLRRIAIFCGLLVLTLLIRDNWLQYVQADELRTDENNRRVAIERYASPRGDIIVEGEPITGHTTTKGDFKYKRTYKDGPMWAPVTGFVSQAYGANQLEAIEDGILTGNDDRLFFRNTLDMLTGKKKEGGNVVTTLNAAAQKAAYKGLKKQGGKGSVVAIEPSTGKILAMASYPSYDPSTIAGSSLDTDAEAWSKLQKKNNPDDPMLNRALREVYPPGSTFKVVTAAAALEHGLVEDADQKTETPLPWIMTGTRTELKNEGDLPCEDATLREALRVSCNTVFGKAGADLGNDKMLETAKKFGFTEEQFTPVRATASVFSDNMDPSQVALSSIGQFNTAATPLQMAMVASAVANNGSLMKPYMVDELQAPSLDVIEKTDPEEMSRPMSAKNAQILQSMMETVVEDGTGTNAKIPGVTVGGKTGTAQHGVDNSENPYAWFISYAKGEDGSSPVAVAVVIEDENAVRDDISGGGLAAPIAKSVMEAVLKGKQ
- a CDS encoding FhaA domain-containing protein encodes the protein MGVLKKFEQRLEGLVNGTFAKVFKSEVQPVEIAGALQRECDNNATIWNRDRTVVPNDFIVELSTPDFERLSPYSGQLGDELAGMVRDYAKQQRYTFMGPIKVHLEKAEDLDTGLYRVRSRTLASSASQAAPGAAGPGGAPPAGRPGGYGYPPAAPAGAPPMPAAPPPGGRPGGYGYPPAAAGQRPPAAPAPGGRTRYWIEINGTRHQISRATLVMGRSTEADVRIDDPGVSRRHCEIRTGTPSTIQDLGSTNGIVVDGQHTTRATLRDGSRIVVGSTTVIYRQAEG
- a CDS encoding Stp1/IreP family PP2C-type Ser/Thr phosphatase gives rise to the protein MSLSLRFAAGSHKGMIREGNEDSGYAGPRLLAIADGMGGAAAGEVASSEAISTIVALDDDVPGSDLLTSLGTAVQRANDQLRMMVEEDPQLEGMGTTLTALLWTGQRLGMVHVGDSRAYLLRDGVLTQITQDHTWVQRLVDEGRITEEEATTHPQRSLLMRALGSGEHVEPDLSIREVRAGDRYLICSDGLSGVVSHQTLEEALASYQGPEETVQNLIELALRGGGPDNITVIVADVLDLDTGDTLAGQLSDTPVVVGAVAENQNQPHDNGIMQTPAGRAAGLGRRRGGGGGEFGPPGSGDVTGFIQTDGFDYGDDDFVKPAKNRRWLKRSVYSLLALAVIGGGLYGGWRWTQTQYFVGAKGEHVALYRGINQDLAWVSLSKVEKDHPEIELKYLPPYQRKQVEATIVEGDLYGAREKIEELAVQASACKKQAERRASDSETNARTGAGEAGGTTGTTPASFSSKASPTPNPSDSAKAPEQSTTPSTTAPTTSPGPSLSEEEQKVVSLCGKQ
- a CDS encoding FtsW/RodA/SpoVE family cell cycle protein, yielding MSSTTNPSTQHTSTIGAIGAPSRRNTELALLVFAVVIPVFAYANVGLAINGDVPAGLLSYGLGLGLLAGVGHLVVRKFAPYADPLLLPLATLLNGLGLVAIWRLDQSELLQQIKQAGTAAPRQLMYTAMGIALFVAVLVFLKDHRVLQRYTYISMVGALFLLLLPLVPGLGQNIYGAKIWIKVGGFSIQPGEFAKIVLAVFFAGYLMVKRDALALASRRFMGLYLPRGRDLGPILVVWMVSILILVFETDLGTSLLFFGMFVIMLYVATERTSWIVFGLLMSAVGAVGVASFEPHIQQRVDAWLDPMKEYTLSRAGVGGHSEQAMQALWAFGSGGTLGTGWGQGHSELIRFAANSDFILATFGEELGLTGLMALLLLYALIVERGVRTALAARDPFGKLLAIGLSGAFALQVFVVAGGVMGLIPLTGMTMPFLAYGGSSVIANWALIGILLRISDTARRPAPAPATNPDAEMTQVVRP